A region of Acidobacteriota bacterium DNA encodes the following proteins:
- a CDS encoding UPF0175 family protein, whose amino-acid sequence MATLTVELTSIPPVLEDQEFARYLIAGSLYSKGLLSGEQARQLTGDARRVFEEKMAQHGFPIMPDDDEEILAELNA is encoded by the coding sequence ATGGCTACCTTGACCGTTGAGCTCACGTCCATTCCCCCAGTCCTCGAAGATCAGGAGTTCGCCCGGTATCTGATCGCGGGCTCCCTGTACTCGAAGGGCCTTCTCTCGGGAGAGCAAGCGCGGCAGTTGACCGGTGATGCGCGTCGGGTGTTCGAAGAGAAGATGGCGCAGCACGGTTTCCCGATCATGCCGGACGACGACGAAGAGATTCTGGCCGAGCTGAATGCCTAG